From Serinicoccus profundi, the proteins below share one genomic window:
- a CDS encoding beta-propeller domain-containing protein: protein MTPTSGRRTALTASLLALPLTLAACSPADLLAPPTAGAAELTDFGSCEELLDYFQEHALEQVGPWGFGMGAQMGAMEDMAGAAEGGDVSSDRAAASDSAGGGDGGGDFSGTNNQEEGVEEPDIVQTDGEIIVTSVQGRMVVVDVASGQKVGTVALPSRRGGTGAAELLLDRENDRVLALTREWGGGVSPLPRMDGMSTYPAFESTRTVVTLVDVSDPSTPTVSGSIRLEGDYRSARMQDGTARVVMVTTPPGLSFVQPTNGSLVAEEEAEAANREIVEASTLDDWLPHVQTLGADSSRSAGTELAVPCEDIARPPDFSGLSTMSVLTIDLGASTLDVSSASGLVASGSTVYASTDRLVVATSPWEAWSFIGSDIMPRGTSGPATTTLHTFDLSDGDSTDYVASGTVEGRLLNQFSVDEADGIIRVATTQDGRGSTSSSSSLVVLAEDGDRLVEQGRVDGLGKTEQIYAVRYLSADTAAVVTFRQTDPLYLVDTSDPTAPEVTGELKIPGYSAYLHPLGDGLLLGVGQDATDEGQTTGLQVSLFDISDPSAPTQVSKQTWVNHYSEVEHDHLAFTSWPQTGQVFLPATAWNENSEWGGVVSAQIEGSTVNQGPDLQLSGGTGQAWDSARRTLVIGDELWVLGERSLHRVDLSTLESRQEVQL, encoded by the coding sequence ATGACACCGACGTCCGGCCGCCGTACCGCGCTCACCGCCTCGCTCCTGGCACTGCCGCTGACGCTCGCCGCCTGCTCCCCGGCCGATCTCCTCGCGCCACCCACCGCCGGCGCCGCCGAGCTCACCGACTTCGGATCCTGCGAGGAGCTGCTCGACTACTTCCAGGAGCACGCCCTCGAGCAGGTCGGTCCGTGGGGCTTCGGGATGGGCGCTCAGATGGGCGCGATGGAGGACATGGCCGGAGCCGCCGAAGGGGGTGATGTCTCCAGCGATCGCGCCGCGGCGAGCGACTCCGCGGGTGGTGGCGACGGCGGAGGTGACTTCTCCGGCACCAACAACCAGGAGGAGGGCGTGGAGGAGCCGGACATCGTGCAGACCGACGGCGAGATCATCGTGACCAGCGTGCAGGGGCGGATGGTCGTCGTGGACGTCGCCTCCGGGCAGAAGGTCGGCACGGTCGCGCTGCCGAGCCGCAGGGGCGGGACCGGCGCCGCCGAGCTCCTGCTGGACCGCGAGAACGACCGCGTCCTCGCCCTCACCCGCGAGTGGGGCGGCGGGGTGTCGCCGCTGCCGCGGATGGACGGCATGTCGACCTATCCCGCCTTCGAGTCGACCCGCACCGTCGTGACCCTCGTCGACGTCTCCGACCCCTCGACGCCCACGGTCTCGGGCAGCATCCGGCTGGAGGGCGACTACCGCTCGGCCCGGATGCAGGACGGGACGGCCCGGGTCGTCATGGTGACCACCCCACCCGGCCTCTCCTTCGTCCAGCCCACCAACGGCTCGCTCGTGGCGGAGGAGGAGGCCGAGGCCGCCAACCGCGAGATCGTCGAGGCCTCCACCCTCGACGACTGGCTCCCGCACGTGCAGACCCTCGGCGCTGACTCCAGCCGCTCGGCGGGCACCGAGCTGGCCGTCCCCTGCGAGGACATCGCCCGGCCCCCCGACTTCTCCGGCCTGTCCACCATGTCGGTGCTCACGATCGACCTGGGCGCGAGCACTCTGGACGTCAGCTCGGCCAGCGGGCTGGTCGCCTCCGGCTCCACCGTGTATGCCTCCACCGACCGGCTCGTCGTCGCGACCAGCCCCTGGGAGGCCTGGTCGTTCATCGGGTCGGACATCATGCCCCGTGGGACCTCCGGCCCGGCCACGACGACGCTGCACACCTTCGACCTCAGCGATGGGGACAGCACCGACTACGTCGCCTCCGGGACCGTCGAGGGGCGCCTGCTCAACCAGTTCAGCGTCGACGAGGCCGACGGCATCATCCGGGTCGCGACCACGCAGGACGGGCGGGGGTCCACGAGCTCCAGCAGCTCATTGGTGGTCCTGGCCGAGGACGGCGACCGGTTGGTGGAGCAGGGGCGGGTGGATGGCCTGGGCAAGACCGAGCAGATCTATGCCGTGCGCTACCTCTCTGCCGACACCGCCGCCGTCGTCACCTTCCGCCAGACCGACCCGCTCTACCTCGTGGACACCTCGGACCCCACTGCGCCGGAGGTGACCGGTGAGCTGAAGATCCCCGGCTACTCGGCATACCTCCACCCACTGGGCGACGGCCTGCTGCTGGGCGTGGGACAGGACGCGACCGACGAGGGCCAGACCACGGGCCTCCAGGTCTCGCTCTTCGACATCTCCGACCCGAGCGCACCGACGCAGGTGAGCAAGCAGACCTGGGTCAACCACTACTCCGAGGTGGAGCACGACCACCTGGCGTTCACCTCCTGGCCGCAGACCGGGCAGGTCTTCCTCCCCGCCACTGCGTGGAACGAGAACAGCGAGTGGGGCGGTGTCGTCTCGGCCCAGATCGAGGGCAGCACCGTCAACCAGGGTCCGGACCTGCAGCTCAGCGGAGGCACGGGCCAGGCCTGGGACTCCGCCCGCCGCACCCTGGTCATCGGGGACGAGCTGTGGGTGCTCGGCGAGCGCAGCCTGCACCGGGTGGACCTGTCCACGCTGGAGTCTCGCCAGGAGGTCCAGCTGTAG